A genome region from Thermomonospora amylolytica includes the following:
- the pip gene encoding prolyl aminopeptidase produces the protein MRTLYPPIEPYDGGLLDVGDGNQIYWEVCGNPDGRPAVMVHGGPGGGCTADHRRQFDPERYRIVLFDQRNCGRSRPHAADPAVSLEHNTTWHLVADMERLREHLGIDRWLVFGGSWGSALSLAYAQRHPDRVTALVLRGIFMLRPFELYWFYQEGASLIFPDAWERYVAPIPEEEREDLIAAFGERLESPDREVRVAAARAWSQWEAAALTLRPRPDLIEHFGDPDYAVAFARIENHYFRNEGFFEEDQLLRDVDRIRHIPAVIVQGRYDVCTPPATAWDLHRAWPEAEFHLVDDAGHSYDEPGILHHLIEATDRFAAS, from the coding sequence TTGCGCACGCTGTATCCGCCGATCGAGCCGTACGACGGCGGGCTGCTGGACGTCGGTGACGGAAATCAGATTTATTGGGAGGTCTGCGGCAATCCCGACGGCCGGCCCGCGGTGATGGTGCACGGCGGGCCCGGCGGCGGCTGCACCGCCGACCACCGCCGTCAGTTCGACCCCGAGCGGTACCGGATCGTGCTGTTCGACCAGCGCAACTGCGGGCGCAGCCGGCCGCACGCCGCCGACCCCGCGGTGTCGCTGGAGCACAACACCACCTGGCATCTGGTCGCCGACATGGAACGGCTCCGCGAGCACCTGGGCATCGACCGGTGGCTGGTGTTCGGCGGGTCGTGGGGCAGCGCGCTGTCGCTGGCCTACGCGCAGCGGCATCCCGACCGGGTCACCGCGCTGGTGCTGCGCGGGATCTTCATGCTGCGGCCGTTCGAGCTGTACTGGTTCTACCAGGAGGGCGCCTCGCTGATCTTCCCGGACGCCTGGGAGCGGTACGTGGCGCCGATTCCCGAGGAGGAGCGCGAGGACCTGATCGCCGCGTTCGGGGAGCGGCTGGAGTCGCCCGACCGGGAGGTCCGGGTGGCGGCCGCGCGCGCCTGGTCGCAGTGGGAGGCGGCGGCGCTGACCCTGCGGCCCCGGCCCGACCTGATCGAGCACTTCGGCGACCCCGACTACGCGGTGGCGTTCGCCCGGATCGAGAACCACTACTTCCGCAACGAGGGGTTCTTCGAGGAGGACCAGCTGCTGCGGGACGTGGACCGGATCCGGCACATCCCCGCGGTGATCGTGCAGGGCCGCTACGACGTCTGCACCCCGCCGGCGACCGCCTGGGACCTGCACCGGGCGTGGCCGGAGGCGGAGTTCCACCTCGTGGACGACGCCGGCCACTCCTACGACGAGCCGGGGATCCTGCACCACCTCATCGAGGCCACCGACCGGTTCGCCGCGTCCTGA
- a CDS encoding GNAT family N-acetyltransferase: MRQVEIGPAGEDDAGEILTVQRAAYLAEAQLYGDPFIPPLIETFEQLRKVLAGGETLVLKATLGSRLVGAVRGAFSERTCLVGRLVVAPDLQGRGVGTGLMRALEERAAARADSCVLFTGHLSDGNLRLYRRLGYTETHRERLAAHLTLVHMRKPLVPAAP; this comes from the coding sequence ATGCGGCAGGTGGAGATCGGACCCGCCGGCGAGGACGACGCCGGGGAGATCCTGACCGTGCAGCGGGCCGCCTACCTGGCCGAGGCGCAGCTGTACGGGGACCCGTTCATCCCGCCGCTGATCGAGACGTTCGAGCAGCTCCGCAAGGTGCTGGCCGGGGGCGAGACGCTGGTGCTCAAGGCGACGCTGGGGTCCCGGCTGGTCGGCGCGGTCCGCGGCGCGTTCAGCGAGCGGACCTGCCTGGTGGGCCGGCTGGTCGTCGCGCCCGACCTGCAGGGCCGGGGCGTCGGGACGGGGCTGATGCGGGCGCTGGAGGAACGGGCCGCCGCCCGGGCGGACTCCTGCGTGCTGTTCACCGGCCACCTCAGCGACGGCAACCTGCGGCTGTACCGGCGGCTCGGCTACACCGAGACGCACCGGGAACGGCTGGCCGCCCATCTGACCCTGGTGCACATGCGCAAACCGCTCGTCCCCGCGGCCCCCTAG
- a CDS encoding SGNH/GDSL hydrolase family protein, protein MGGPRTWLRGEGERSPRLGERGRAFVVLVVLVLVAVGPLVAFPAVRCEVFGAGCRETPAVKAPAAEPTRSAARRLTPLEAATWGQYVALGDSYSSGEGAYGTAADLDPTNRCHRTSHAYYHDVARQFRFAGGTAFWACAGATTASVLKGKSGEPPQTGRVGPGTSLVTISVGGNDVGFSRVLAGCVVRLPWSRACREQGPEIAERMAALRYSLTTVLDAVTERAPRARVIVLGYPRIFAERSGAYADNISVGDQQWLNARARELNEVIRQVAADRDRQIAATEGQGSVEFIDAYHAFSGHEIGSPDPYVNGLKVNLSALSAEPASFHPTKAGYQALARLFVQQIRTGPGRPLHQFR, encoded by the coding sequence ATGGGCGGGCCGAGGACGTGGCTGCGGGGTGAGGGCGAGCGCTCGCCCCGGCTCGGGGAGCGGGGGCGGGCGTTCGTGGTGCTGGTGGTTCTGGTGCTCGTGGCCGTGGGGCCCCTGGTCGCGTTCCCCGCGGTGCGGTGCGAGGTCTTCGGGGCCGGGTGCCGTGAGACGCCGGCGGTCAAGGCGCCGGCGGCGGAGCCGACGCGGAGCGCCGCACGTAGGCTCACGCCGCTGGAGGCCGCCACGTGGGGGCAGTACGTGGCGCTGGGGGACTCGTACTCGTCCGGGGAGGGCGCGTACGGGACGGCCGCCGACCTGGATCCCACCAACCGGTGTCACCGCACGTCGCACGCCTACTACCACGATGTCGCCAGGCAGTTCCGGTTCGCCGGGGGCACGGCGTTCTGGGCGTGCGCGGGGGCGACCACGGCGAGCGTGCTGAAGGGCAAGTCGGGGGAGCCGCCGCAGACCGGCCGGGTGGGGCCGGGGACCAGCCTGGTGACGATCAGCGTCGGCGGCAACGACGTGGGCTTCTCCCGGGTGCTGGCGGGCTGCGTGGTGCGGCTGCCGTGGAGCCGGGCCTGCCGGGAGCAGGGCCCCGAGATCGCCGAGCGGATGGCCGCGCTGCGGTACTCGCTGACCACCGTCCTCGACGCCGTCACCGAACGGGCCCCGCGCGCCCGGGTGATCGTGCTGGGCTATCCGCGGATCTTCGCCGAGCGCTCCGGGGCGTACGCCGACAACATCAGCGTCGGCGACCAGCAGTGGCTGAACGCGCGGGCCCGCGAGCTGAACGAGGTCATCCGCCAGGTGGCGGCCGACCGGGACCGGCAGATCGCGGCGACCGAGGGCCAGGGGAGCGTGGAGTTCATCGACGCCTACCACGCGTTCTCCGGCCACGAGATCGGCAGCCCGGACCCGTACGTGAACGGGCTCAAGGTCAACCTGTCGGCGCTGTCGGCCGAGCCGGCCAGCTTCCACCCGACCAAGGCCGGCTACCAGGCCCTGGCCCGGCTGTTCGTGCAGCAGATCCGCACCGGCCCGGGCCGTCCGCTGCACCAGTTCCGGTGA
- the uvrB gene encoding excinuclease ABC subunit UvrB, whose product MRPVTDLQRRVAPFQVVTDMTPSGDQPQAIAELERRISRGDKDTVLLGATGTGKTATIAWLIERVQRPTLVMQPNKTLAAQFANELREMLPNNAVEYFVSYYDYYQPEAYIPQSDTYIEKDSSINEEVERLRHSATNSLLTRRDTVVVASVSCIYGLGTPQEYVDRMARLRVGQEIDRDRLLRQLVDMQYTRNDLAFTRGTFRVRGDTVEIIPQYEELAVRIEMFGDEIEKLATLHPLTGEVITEDEELYVFPASHYVAGPERMERAIAGIEAELAERLAELEAQGKLLEAQRLRMRTTYDIEMMRQVGTCAGIENYSRHIDGREPGSAPNTLLDYFPEDFLLVIDESHQTVPQIGAMYEGDASRKRMLVEHGFRLPSAMDNRPLKWEEFCERIGQTVYLSATPGPYELGRVGGDVVEQVIRPTGLVDPEIVVKPTKGQIDDLIHEIRLRAERDERVLVTTLTKKMAEDLTDYLLELGIRVRYLHSEVDTLRRIELLRELRSGEFDVLVGINLLREGLDLPEVSLVAILDADKEGFLRSETSLIQTIGRAARNVSGQVHMYADQITPSMARAIDETNRRRAKQQAYNAEHGIEPKALRKRIADILDSLVREDADTETLLGGAGRQQSRGKAPVPGLASRAREAGRHAADLVGERPREELESLIEQMTAQMHQAATDLQFELAARLRDEIKELKRELRDMKEAGVR is encoded by the coding sequence GTGCGGCCGGTCACGGATCTACAGCGCAGGGTCGCGCCGTTCCAGGTCGTCACGGACATGACGCCCTCGGGCGACCAGCCGCAGGCGATCGCCGAGCTGGAACGGCGGATCAGCCGGGGCGACAAGGACACGGTGCTGCTGGGCGCCACCGGCACCGGCAAGACCGCCACCATCGCCTGGCTGATCGAGCGGGTGCAGCGGCCCACCCTGGTGATGCAGCCCAACAAGACGCTCGCCGCGCAGTTCGCCAACGAGCTGCGGGAGATGCTGCCGAACAACGCGGTGGAGTACTTCGTCTCGTACTACGACTACTACCAGCCCGAGGCGTACATCCCGCAGAGCGACACCTACATCGAGAAGGACTCCTCCATCAACGAGGAGGTCGAGCGGCTGCGGCACTCGGCGACCAACTCGCTGCTGACCCGCCGGGACACGGTGGTGGTCGCCTCGGTGTCGTGCATCTACGGCCTGGGCACCCCGCAGGAGTACGTGGACCGGATGGCGCGGCTGAGGGTCGGCCAGGAAATAGATCGTGATCGACTCCTTCGGCAGCTGGTCGACATGCAGTACACCCGCAACGACCTGGCGTTCACCCGCGGGACGTTCCGGGTGCGCGGCGACACCGTCGAGATCATCCCGCAGTACGAGGAGCTCGCCGTCCGGATCGAGATGTTCGGCGACGAGATCGAGAAGCTGGCCACCCTGCACCCGCTGACCGGCGAGGTGATCACCGAGGACGAGGAGCTGTACGTCTTCCCCGCCTCCCACTACGTGGCCGGGCCCGAGCGGATGGAACGCGCGATCGCCGGGATCGAGGCGGAGCTGGCCGAGCGGCTGGCCGAGCTGGAGGCCCAGGGCAAGCTGCTGGAGGCGCAGCGGCTGCGGATGCGCACCACCTACGACATCGAGATGATGCGGCAGGTCGGCACCTGCGCCGGCATCGAGAACTACTCCCGGCACATCGACGGCCGCGAGCCCGGCAGCGCGCCCAACACCCTGCTGGACTACTTCCCCGAGGACTTCCTGCTGGTCATCGACGAGTCCCACCAGACCGTCCCGCAGATCGGCGCGATGTACGAGGGCGACGCCTCCCGCAAGCGGATGCTGGTCGAGCACGGTTTCCGGCTGCCGTCGGCGATGGACAACCGGCCGCTGAAGTGGGAGGAGTTCTGCGAGCGGATCGGCCAGACCGTCTACCTGTCGGCCACCCCCGGGCCGTACGAGCTGGGCCGGGTCGGCGGCGACGTGGTGGAGCAGGTGATCCGGCCGACCGGGCTGGTCGACCCGGAGATCGTGGTCAAGCCCACCAAGGGGCAGATCGACGACCTGATCCACGAGATCCGGCTGCGCGCCGAGCGGGACGAGCGGGTGCTGGTCACCACGCTCACCAAGAAGATGGCCGAGGACCTCACCGACTACCTGCTGGAGCTGGGCATCCGGGTCCGCTACCTGCACAGCGAGGTCGACACGCTGCGCCGCATCGAGCTGCTGCGGGAGCTGCGCAGCGGCGAGTTCGACGTGCTGGTCGGCATCAACCTGCTGCGGGAGGGCCTGGACCTGCCCGAGGTGTCGCTGGTGGCGATCCTGGACGCCGACAAGGAGGGTTTCCTGCGCTCGGAGACCTCCCTGATCCAGACCATCGGCCGGGCCGCCCGCAACGTCTCCGGCCAGGTCCACATGTACGCCGACCAGATCACCCCGTCGATGGCCCGCGCCATCGACGAGACCAACCGGCGCCGTGCCAAGCAGCAGGCCTACAACGCCGAGCACGGCATCGAGCCCAAGGCGCTGCGCAAGCGGATCGCCGACATCCTGGACTCGCTGGTCCGCGAGGACGCCGACACCGAGACCCTGCTGGGCGGTGCCGGCCGCCAGCAGAGCCGCGGCAAGGCCCCAGTCCCCGGTCTGGCCTCCCGCGCCCGCGAGGCCGGCCGGCACGCCGCCGACCTGGTCGGCGAACGCCCCCGCGAGGAGCTGGAGTCCCTGATCGAGCAGATGACGGCCCAGATGCACCAGGCCGCCACCGACCTGCAGTTCGAGCTGGCCGCCCGGCTCCGTGACGAGATCAAGGAGCTCAAGCGCGAACTCCGCGACATGAAGGAGGCCGGCGTCCGGTGA
- a CDS encoding NAD(P)H-dependent flavin oxidoreductase, which yields MRTEVCEMFGIEFPLFAFSHCRDVVAAVTNAGGFGVLGAVAYTPDRLEEELRWIDEHVGGQPYGVDVLVPARLDLGDASGGPGGGGGPAVMLAAVPQEHWAFLRDLFDRHGVPLPDFDAARRSTARGAGEQVTEQGATDLIEVALAHPIRLIASALGTPPPRMVEAAGNAGVPVAALVGTAEHARRQVAAGVDLIVAQGGEAGGHTGEISTMVLVPEVVDTVAPLPVLAAGGIATGRQMAAAMALGASGVWCGSVWLTTEEAETPPHVKAKMLAAGSRDTVRSRSRTGKPARQLRSAWTDAWEGPDSPGTLGMPLQMVVAEGAMRQINKVAESGHEGARELANYFVGQCVGLMNTVRPARQVVYDMVQEFAEALDRLNAITGSG from the coding sequence ATGCGCACCGAGGTCTGCGAGATGTTCGGCATCGAGTTCCCGCTGTTCGCCTTCAGCCACTGCCGTGACGTGGTCGCCGCGGTGACCAACGCGGGCGGCTTCGGGGTGCTGGGCGCCGTCGCCTACACCCCCGACCGGCTCGAGGAGGAACTGCGCTGGATCGACGAGCACGTCGGCGGCCAGCCGTACGGGGTGGACGTGCTGGTGCCCGCCAGGCTCGACCTCGGTGACGCCTCCGGCGGGCCGGGCGGGGGCGGCGGGCCGGCGGTGATGCTGGCCGCGGTCCCGCAGGAGCACTGGGCGTTCCTGCGGGACCTGTTCGACCGGCACGGCGTCCCGCTGCCGGACTTCGACGCCGCCCGCCGCTCCACCGCCCGGGGCGCCGGCGAGCAGGTCACCGAGCAGGGCGCCACCGACCTGATCGAGGTCGCGCTGGCCCACCCCATCCGGCTGATCGCCAGCGCCCTCGGCACCCCGCCGCCCCGCATGGTCGAGGCGGCCGGGAACGCCGGCGTCCCGGTCGCGGCGCTGGTCGGCACCGCCGAGCACGCCCGCCGCCAGGTCGCCGCCGGGGTCGACCTGATCGTCGCCCAGGGCGGCGAGGCCGGCGGGCACACCGGCGAGATCTCCACCATGGTGCTGGTCCCCGAGGTGGTCGACACCGTCGCGCCGCTGCCCGTGCTGGCCGCGGGCGGCATCGCCACCGGACGCCAGATGGCCGCCGCGATGGCGCTCGGGGCGTCCGGGGTGTGGTGCGGGTCGGTCTGGCTGACCACCGAGGAGGCCGAGACCCCGCCGCACGTCAAGGCCAAGATGCTGGCCGCCGGCTCGCGCGACACCGTCCGCTCCCGGTCGCGCACCGGCAAGCCCGCCCGCCAGCTCCGCTCCGCCTGGACCGACGCCTGGGAGGGTCCGGACAGCCCCGGCACACTGGGGATGCCGCTGCAGATGGTGGTCGCCGAGGGCGCCATGCGGCAGATCAACAAGGTCGCCGAGAGCGGCCACGAGGGCGCCCGCGAGCTGGCCAACTACTTCGTCGGCCAGTGCGTGGGGCTGATGAACACCGTGCGCCCCGCCCGCCAGGTCGTCTACGACATGGTGCAGGAGTTCGCCGAGGCGCTGGACCGGCTCAACGCGATCACCGGCTCCGGCTGA
- a CDS encoding thiolase family protein: MGEGAAIAGLGMTELGRVYGRSARRLAADAVRRAAADAGLGPADLDGLVVSHGLGGSPGIELADTLGLRDLRVLTQMNAFGATAGAMIAYAAMSVTSGAATTVACVFADAPLRPERSSGAAYERSAREWHGYGGMTAALGFRSVNALYALAARRHMARYGTTSEQFGAIAVSTRQWATMNPLAQMRDPITLADHQNSRWVAEPLHLLDCCLVSNGAIAVVVTSADRARDLARPPVHIWGWGQGHPGHRRERGSEFGLTTGAAVSGPIAMKMAGVTVSDIDVCELYDCYTYTVLVSLEDYGFCAKGEGGAFVESGALGPGGALPTNTGGGQLSGYYMWGMTPLSEAVVQARGDGGERQVAKNDVILVSGNGGILDHHSTLILSPHRKGA; this comes from the coding sequence ATGGGTGAGGGAGCGGCGATCGCCGGGCTCGGGATGACCGAGCTCGGCAGGGTGTACGGGCGCAGCGCGCGCCGGCTGGCCGCCGACGCGGTGCGGCGCGCGGCCGCCGACGCGGGGCTCGGCCCGGCCGACCTGGACGGGCTGGTGGTCAGCCACGGGCTGGGCGGCTCCCCGGGCATCGAGCTGGCCGACACGCTCGGCCTGCGCGACCTGCGGGTGCTGACCCAGATGAACGCCTTCGGCGCCACCGCCGGGGCCATGATCGCGTACGCCGCCATGTCGGTGACCAGCGGCGCCGCGACCACCGTGGCCTGCGTGTTCGCCGACGCGCCGCTGCGGCCCGAGCGGTCCTCGGGCGCTGCGTACGAGCGCAGCGCCCGGGAGTGGCACGGCTACGGCGGCATGACCGCCGCGCTGGGCTTCCGCAGCGTCAACGCCCTGTACGCGCTGGCCGCGCGGCGGCACATGGCCCGCTACGGCACCACCAGCGAGCAGTTCGGCGCGATCGCGGTCAGCACCCGGCAGTGGGCGACCATGAACCCGCTGGCCCAGATGCGCGACCCGATCACCCTGGCCGACCACCAGAACTCTCGCTGGGTGGCCGAGCCGCTGCACCTGCTGGACTGCTGCCTGGTGTCCAACGGGGCGATCGCGGTGGTCGTCACCTCCGCCGACCGGGCCCGCGACCTGGCCCGCCCGCCCGTGCACATCTGGGGCTGGGGGCAGGGCCACCCGGGGCACCGCAGGGAGCGCGGCAGCGAGTTCGGGCTCACCACCGGCGCGGCGGTCTCCGGGCCGATCGCGATGAAGATGGCCGGGGTGACCGTCTCCGACATCGACGTCTGCGAGCTGTACGACTGCTACACCTACACGGTCCTGGTCTCGCTGGAGGACTACGGGTTCTGCGCCAAGGGCGAGGGCGGGGCGTTCGTGGAGTCCGGGGCGCTCGGGCCGGGCGGCGCGCTGCCCACCAACACCGGCGGCGGGCAGCTGTCGGGCTACTACATGTGGGGCATGACGCCGCTGTCGGAGGCGGTCGTCCAGGCCCGCGGCGACGGCGGCGAACGCCAGGTCGCCAAGAACGACGTGATCCTGGTCAGCGGCAACGGCGGCATCCTGGACCACCACTCGACCCTGATCCTCAGCCCGCACCGGAAGGGGGCCTAG
- a CDS encoding Zn-ribbon domain-containing OB-fold protein yields the protein MEIGILRRDGRTDPFFDGAAEDRLVIRRCEPCDHWYAPDQSGCPSCGGDELVWAQASGEATLVTWTVLHGRPAADGTVPPPAVLGLVELAEGPWLNARLDGVDAAALREGLALRASFVHPAEGEPYLLFRPV from the coding sequence GTGGAGATCGGCATCCTGCGCAGGGACGGCCGCACCGACCCGTTCTTCGACGGCGCGGCCGAGGACCGGCTGGTGATCCGGCGGTGCGAGCCGTGCGACCACTGGTACGCGCCCGACCAGTCGGGCTGCCCGTCCTGCGGCGGCGACGAGCTGGTGTGGGCGCAGGCGTCCGGGGAGGCGACCCTGGTGACGTGGACGGTGCTGCACGGGCGGCCCGCCGCGGACGGCACGGTGCCGCCGCCGGCGGTCCTGGGGCTGGTCGAGCTGGCCGAGGGGCCGTGGCTGAACGCCCGGCTGGACGGCGTGGACGCCGCCGCGCTGCGGGAGGGGCTGGCGCTGCGGGCGTCGTTCGTCCATCCCGCGGAGGGCGAGCCCTACCTGCTGTTCCGGCCGGTCTGA
- a CDS encoding sensor histidine kinase — protein MWPTKRSRALDVSLAAGAAVVDALAVWFATQDFWLPRWATVLAAVLLGLCLVVRRRHPVALVAAVIVVGTTTGAGFLAGIIASYSLGAYASSRRAVFCLAAIGIAAFTLQPEPGLDRSEPVMLRLTVAAVFGLPPVLLGLYMGTRKQLIASLQERTRRLERERTLLAERARVEERTRIAREMHDVVANRVSVMVVQAAALRAVAARDPQRAAETAKVIGDMGRQALDELRQVIGVLRLGSDSGPQAVPGPDDFAELVEQSRAAGLKVALTIEINDGQLPPAVARAAYRVIQEGLTNVHKHAGEADTEVLVRQTPDAIELAVLNGPPPGEPERLLPSGGNGLVGLGERVTALGGTLDAGPRPEGGFALRARIPLPAAS, from the coding sequence ATGTGGCCGACGAAGCGATCGCGGGCGCTGGACGTCTCGCTGGCGGCGGGGGCCGCCGTGGTGGACGCGCTCGCCGTGTGGTTCGCCACGCAGGACTTCTGGCTTCCCCGCTGGGCGACGGTCCTGGCGGCGGTGCTGCTCGGGCTGTGCCTGGTGGTGCGCCGCAGGCATCCGGTGGCGCTGGTCGCGGCCGTGATCGTGGTGGGGACGACCACCGGCGCGGGGTTCCTGGCCGGCATCATCGCCTCCTACTCGCTGGGCGCCTACGCGTCGTCCCGGCGGGCCGTGTTCTGCCTGGCGGCGATCGGGATCGCGGCGTTCACGCTGCAGCCCGAGCCGGGGCTGGACCGTTCGGAGCCGGTGATGCTGCGGCTGACCGTCGCGGCGGTGTTCGGGTTGCCGCCGGTGCTGCTCGGCCTGTACATGGGCACCCGCAAGCAGCTCATCGCCTCGCTGCAGGAACGCACCCGGCGGCTGGAACGCGAGCGGACCCTGCTGGCCGAACGCGCCCGCGTCGAGGAGCGCACCCGCATCGCCCGCGAGATGCACGACGTGGTCGCCAACCGGGTCAGCGTCATGGTGGTGCAGGCGGCCGCGCTGCGCGCCGTCGCCGCCCGCGACCCGCAGCGCGCCGCCGAGACCGCCAAGGTGATCGGGGACATGGGCCGGCAGGCGCTGGACGAGCTGCGGCAGGTGATCGGGGTGCTGCGGCTGGGGTCCGACAGCGGCCCGCAGGCGGTGCCGGGCCCGGACGACTTCGCCGAGCTGGTCGAGCAGTCCCGGGCGGCCGGCCTCAAGGTCGCGCTGACCATTGAGATCAACGACGGCCAGCTCCCGCCGGCGGTGGCGCGCGCCGCGTACCGGGTGATCCAGGAGGGCCTGACCAACGTGCACAAGCACGCCGGTGAGGCCGACACCGAGGTGCTGGTCCGGCAGACGCCCGACGCGATCGAGCTGGCGGTGCTCAACGGGCCGCCGCCGGGCGAGCCCGAGCGGCTGTTGCCCAGCGGCGGCAACGGCCTGGTCGGGCTGGGGGAACGGGTGACCGCGCTGGGCGGCACCCTGGACGCCGGTCCGCGGCCGGAGGGCGGGTTCGCGCTGCGCGCCCGCATCCCGCTGCCCGCCGCGTCCTGA
- a CDS encoding GNAT family N-acetyltransferase: MGLSVRMARAADLAVLPEIERSADGVFASVGIVFPAGPAVIEEVGERARVWVAGEPPVGFAAVVEMDGHPHLEQIAVRADRTGQGVGGRLLARVIEETRGTLTLITFRDVPWNAPWYARFGFEVMPEPEWGPRLREHWAAEIEAGLHALGPRVVMRREGTPVGRRTD; this comes from the coding sequence GTGGGGCTTTCGGTGCGGATGGCGCGGGCGGCGGATCTTGCGGTGCTGCCGGAGATCGAGCGGAGCGCGGACGGGGTGTTCGCGTCGGTGGGGATCGTCTTTCCGGCCGGTCCCGCGGTGATCGAGGAAGTGGGGGAGCGGGCCCGGGTGTGGGTGGCCGGAGAGCCGCCGGTGGGGTTCGCGGCGGTCGTCGAGATGGACGGGCATCCCCATCTGGAGCAGATCGCGGTGCGCGCCGACCGTACCGGCCAGGGCGTCGGAGGGCGGCTGCTCGCCCGGGTGATCGAGGAGACCCGGGGGACGCTGACGCTGATCACGTTCCGGGACGTGCCGTGGAACGCTCCCTGGTATGCGCGGTTCGGGTTCGAGGTGATGCCCGAACCGGAGTGGGGGCCGCGGTTGCGCGAGCACTGGGCGGCGGAGATCGAGGCCGGATTGCACGCGCTGGGACCCCGGGTGGTCATGCGCCGGGAGGGGACGCCGGTCGGACGCCGGACGGATTGA
- a CDS encoding STAS domain-containing protein codes for MTFRKELDFSVAVLRHQDRAVVYVAGDIDLHTNGHLRQALTGLIEERASQVIVDLREVGFFGSDALRVLADAQAAAEAADVSLTLAAVPPGVLRIMEITGMDGAFRIRPAWA; via the coding sequence ATGACGTTTCGCAAGGAACTCGACTTCTCGGTCGCGGTGCTGCGGCACCAGGACCGGGCGGTGGTGTACGTCGCGGGCGACATCGATCTGCACACCAACGGGCATCTGCGGCAGGCGCTGACGGGCCTCATCGAGGAACGCGCGTCCCAGGTGATCGTCGACCTGCGGGAGGTCGGCTTCTTCGGCTCGGACGCCCTGCGCGTGCTGGCCGACGCCCAGGCGGCGGCCGAGGCCGCCGACGTGTCGCTGACCCTCGCCGCGGTCCCGCCGGGCGTGCTGCGCATCATGGAGATCACCGGCATGGACGGCGCATTCCGCATCCGCCCCGCCTGGGCCTGA